In the Leptospira limi genome, one interval contains:
- a CDS encoding DegT/DnrJ/EryC1/StrS family aminotransferase, producing MLTSRKTFLPFALPSISEDAIEEVAQVLRSGWVTSGPKVKQFEMEFGDFVGSKETIAVNSATAGLHLALEAIGLTTNDAAITSSVTFTATAEVICYFGAEPILTDIDPIHNVMTPETLEATISAKCKWNGKELTSKKTGKRIKAVLPVHLAGYTCDMEAILGIAKKYNLYVIEDAAHAFPAVHKNKMIGTWGDFTVFSFYATKGITTGEGGMITTDHKEFADRIRRMRLHGINRDAFNRPGWYYEVVDAGYKYNMTDIAAALGVIQLKESHGFWERRTEIAKHYNVEFSGLKGVKLPKEDENGIHSWHLYRIEIDPKLAKIGRDTLVEELKERNIGTSLHFIPIFEHPYYKKTFGFQRKEYPNACQMYDKSVSLPLFAGMTKTDEKDVIDAVKELLS from the coding sequence ATGCTCACATCTCGTAAAACCTTCCTACCGTTTGCACTTCCTTCCATTTCAGAAGATGCAATAGAAGAAGTGGCTCAGGTACTCCGATCAGGATGGGTTACCTCCGGACCAAAAGTAAAACAATTCGAGATGGAGTTTGGTGATTTTGTTGGCAGTAAAGAAACAATCGCCGTCAATTCTGCAACGGCTGGCCTTCATTTAGCACTCGAGGCAATTGGACTCACGACAAACGATGCTGCCATTACAAGCTCTGTTACCTTTACTGCCACTGCTGAAGTTATCTGTTATTTTGGAGCGGAACCCATTCTTACTGATATCGATCCCATTCATAACGTAATGACTCCTGAAACCTTAGAAGCAACCATCAGCGCTAAGTGCAAATGGAATGGTAAAGAACTAACGAGTAAAAAAACAGGGAAACGAATCAAAGCAGTCTTACCTGTACACTTAGCTGGTTATACATGTGATATGGAAGCCATTCTAGGCATTGCAAAAAAATACAATCTCTATGTGATTGAAGATGCTGCACATGCCTTCCCAGCGGTTCATAAAAACAAAATGATTGGAACCTGGGGTGATTTTACTGTTTTTAGTTTTTATGCTACAAAAGGCATTACCACAGGCGAAGGTGGAATGATCACCACAGATCATAAGGAGTTTGCCGACCGAATTCGTAGGATGCGTTTGCATGGAATTAACCGTGATGCATTCAATCGACCTGGTTGGTATTATGAAGTCGTGGATGCTGGTTATAAATATAACATGACCGATATTGCAGCTGCACTTGGTGTCATACAACTTAAGGAATCACATGGATTCTGGGAACGAAGGACTGAAATCGCAAAACATTATAATGTTGAATTTTCTGGACTAAAGGGAGTCAAACTACCTAAAGAAGATGAAAACGGGATTCATAGTTGGCATCTGTATCGAATCGAAATTGATCCGAAATTGGCAAAAATTGGCCGAGATACTTTAGTTGAAGAATTGAAAGAAAGAAATATTGGAACAAGTTTACATTTTATTCCTATCTTTGAACATCCTTATTATAAAAAGACGTTTGGATTCCAAAGAAAAGAATATCCTAACGCATGTCAGATGTATGATAAATCAGTTTCATTACCATTGTTTGCAGGAATGACAAAAACAGATGAAAAAGACGTAATAGATGCTGTAAAAGAATTATTATCGTAG
- a CDS encoding NHL repeat-containing protein, whose amino-acid sequence MKRIWILLFIFTLPLFSQESKEYKLSDKAYGLAWDGVNFWYIDTNRRAIIKINEIGEQEIFNLGLANLRGISFDSREGKILVVAPKQILKLDPNSGGITDKISIPLANVAGIASVGNYYYILDLDSGKVQIYDQSTSLLIGGFFTDRTRPRDICYGRDSLWISDSADNSIYRYDTKTGKITGSIKTNLRSVRGVLLSGSKLWVVDRENKEIKNIPFIETERFIASGEEEFNLEVTLKFKLDSVSLSKAQIAILHPPSNEQQRIRGVKFSDSSYAPSFIQRNRAHLKKLSIEDLPGEQIVKYKFSSKNQFIKYYVTDDYLEKEATYPGDVTPFYEKPQEDIKLLPRDYLDLIYQTRQTSVSISDFKEKMKESGIPVQSFRMIRFDKGKPKSIQDSLSVFLLGYGWIPIADLGLGNNTDKRYFEKKETDLILYQSLNLKNSISPVYFRKDSNSEWENLPAEITYKIK is encoded by the coding sequence TTGAAACGTATTTGGATTTTATTATTCATTTTTACATTACCATTATTCTCACAAGAAAGTAAAGAATACAAACTTTCTGATAAAGCATATGGTTTAGCTTGGGATGGTGTAAATTTTTGGTATATAGATACAAATCGACGTGCAATCATTAAAATTAATGAAATAGGTGAACAAGAGATCTTTAATCTTGGTTTGGCGAATTTACGAGGAATCAGTTTTGATTCTAGAGAAGGAAAGATATTAGTCGTAGCTCCAAAGCAAATTTTAAAATTAGATCCAAATTCAGGTGGAATTACGGATAAAATTTCAATTCCGTTAGCAAATGTAGCGGGAATTGCAAGTGTAGGAAATTATTATTATATTTTGGATTTAGATTCAGGTAAGGTGCAGATTTATGACCAGTCCACTTCTCTATTAATCGGTGGATTTTTTACGGATCGCACACGTCCAAGAGATATTTGTTATGGTAGGGATTCATTATGGATCTCTGATTCAGCAGATAATAGCATTTACAGATACGATACAAAAACCGGAAAAATTACAGGTTCTATTAAAACCAATTTACGATCTGTAAGAGGTGTGTTACTCAGTGGATCAAAACTCTGGGTTGTAGATCGTGAAAATAAAGAAATCAAGAATATTCCCTTCATTGAAACAGAACGTTTCATCGCTTCAGGAGAAGAAGAGTTTAACTTAGAAGTAACATTAAAATTTAAACTCGATTCAGTATCGTTATCAAAAGCCCAAATTGCAATTTTACACCCTCCTTCTAATGAACAACAACGGATCAGGGGAGTAAAGTTCAGCGATTCATCGTATGCACCGTCCTTCATTCAAAGGAACAGAGCTCATTTAAAAAAATTGTCCATTGAAGATTTACCAGGTGAGCAGATCGTAAAATATAAATTTTCTTCTAAAAACCAATTTATTAAATACTATGTAACAGATGATTATTTAGAGAAAGAAGCAACGTATCCAGGCGATGTAACACCATTTTACGAAAAACCACAGGAAGACATTAAATTACTTCCAAGAGACTATTTAGATTTAATTTACCAAACTAGACAAACAAGTGTTAGTATAAGTGATTTTAAAGAAAAAATGAAAGAAAGTGGTATTCCTGTTCAATCATTCCGTATGATTCGATTCGATAAAGGAAAACCAAAGTCCATTCAAGATTCATTGTCTGTATTTTTATTAGGTTATGGTTGGATTCCAATAGCTGATTTAGGGTTAGGAAATAACACTGATAAACGATACTTTGAAAAAAAAGAAACGGATTTGATTTTATACCAAAGTTTGAATCTTAAAAATTCTATTTCTCCAGTATACTTTCGTAAAGATTCAAATTCGGAATGGGAGAATTTACCTGCAGAAATTACTTATAAAATTAAGTAA
- a CDS encoding alpha/beta hydrolase translates to MNPPLEYLVRNPKVPRTNPPLLLLLHGVGSNEKDLFSLADDLPESLLVISIRGPLVLGRDRFGWYEISFQGGSPKIDIGQQEVSQQKILEFLEYAKSQFQFDENNVWIGGFSQGAVMSYSVGLEHPDRFRGIIALSGRLLEETKQKIGTSYKTKKQNIYIAHGTNDNVISITAARSAKEFLELSGRAPNYQEYPEGHTISREILKDLVNWFVEQLQEM, encoded by the coding sequence ATGAATCCTCCACTCGAGTATTTAGTCCGAAATCCGAAAGTTCCCAGAACCAACCCTCCGCTTCTTTTGTTGTTACATGGAGTGGGAAGCAATGAGAAAGATTTATTTTCGTTAGCTGATGATTTACCTGAATCATTACTTGTTATTTCAATCAGAGGGCCTCTTGTTTTAGGGAGAGACAGGTTTGGTTGGTATGAAATCTCCTTCCAAGGTGGGAGTCCTAAAATTGATATTGGACAACAAGAAGTGAGCCAACAAAAGATTTTGGAATTTTTAGAATATGCAAAGAGTCAGTTCCAATTTGATGAAAACAATGTTTGGATTGGTGGTTTTAGCCAAGGCGCTGTGATGTCTTATTCAGTAGGATTGGAACACCCCGATCGATTCAGAGGAATCATTGCTCTCAGTGGGAGATTGTTAGAGGAAACGAAACAGAAAATCGGAACATCATATAAAACTAAAAAACAAAACATCTACATTGCTCATGGAACCAATGACAATGTAATCTCCATTACTGCCGCCAGAAGTGCAAAAGAGTTTTTGGAATTGTCGGGAAGAGCGCCAAATTACCAAGAATACCCAGAAGGTCATACCATTTCCAGGGAAATATTGAAAGATTTAGTGAACTGGTTTGTGGAACAATTACAAGAGATGTGA
- a CDS encoding site-2 protease family protein, whose translation MESNKTTHILLFFLTFLTLTYSDIFLNPEIPQTLENYKLYFFENWPYSVSLLFILLAHEMGHYLPARYYGVRASLPYFIPLPFGPIGTMGAVIKINDQIPNKKVLFDIGVGGPALSLFLSLVAWTIGISLSKVVEIPSDFDRSGFLFFGDSAFTYFSTQWILGPIDFVTMDIQAHPLAKAGWVGLLVTAINLLPFGQLDGGHVIYSMFGESYRKWIHILFGFFLIFAFIHFTWLVWGFLIYYVLKVEHPFIKDAKYGIGKTRFLFGIFMLVCFLIIFVPKPIIIGSEYDNPTLLDDLFRLIVKTVGISD comes from the coding sequence TTGGAATCTAATAAAACAACTCACATTCTATTATTTTTTCTTACATTTCTCACTCTTACTTATTCTGATATTTTTTTGAATCCTGAGATCCCACAAACATTAGAGAATTATAAACTCTATTTTTTTGAGAATTGGCCTTATTCAGTGTCTTTATTGTTCATATTATTAGCTCATGAAATGGGCCATTATTTACCGGCAAGGTATTATGGTGTTAGAGCAAGTTTACCTTATTTTATCCCTTTACCATTTGGTCCTATTGGGACAATGGGTGCTGTGATCAAAATCAATGACCAAATCCCAAATAAAAAAGTTTTGTTTGATATAGGAGTGGGGGGACCTGCCCTTAGTTTGTTTCTATCATTAGTGGCTTGGACCATTGGTATTTCTCTATCAAAGGTTGTGGAGATACCTTCCGATTTTGATCGGTCTGGGTTTTTGTTTTTCGGAGACAGCGCATTCACTTATTTTTCCACACAATGGATCCTTGGACCAATAGATTTTGTTACTATGGATATCCAAGCACATCCTTTGGCAAAAGCAGGATGGGTGGGACTACTTGTGACTGCTATAAATTTGCTTCCTTTTGGACAGTTAGATGGTGGACATGTTATTTATTCAATGTTTGGTGAATCATATCGAAAATGGATACATATTCTATTTGGATTTTTTTTGATATTTGCATTCATTCACTTCACATGGTTAGTTTGGGGATTTCTAATCTATTATGTGTTAAAGGTAGAACATCCATTCATCAAAGATGCAAAGTACGGCATCGGTAAAACTCGATTCCTGTTTGGTATTTTTATGCTAGTATGTTTCCTAATTATTTTCGTTCCAAAACCAATCATAATCGGTTCTGAATATGATAATCCTACTTTACTCGATGATCTATTTCGTCTGATAGTTAAGACAGTAGGTATAAGCGATTGA
- a CDS encoding VOC family protein: protein MAAPKKKKQLTKTKTAKVQIKVSPAKTNPITPFLMFNANLEEVTKFYSGIFKQSKIISVNPMQAEFILNGQKFSAYNGGPEFKFSWGVSFMIHVENQKEVDHYWNELSKGGKELMCGWVEDKFGMLWQITPNILLELISHKDPNKREKATQAMLKMQKIDIAKLKESVK, encoded by the coding sequence ATGGCCGCACCAAAAAAGAAAAAACAACTCACAAAAACCAAAACCGCGAAAGTACAAATAAAAGTATCACCAGCAAAAACAAACCCCATCACACCATTTTTGATGTTTAATGCAAACTTAGAAGAGGTTACTAAATTTTATTCAGGCATTTTCAAACAATCTAAAATCATTTCAGTAAATCCAATGCAGGCAGAGTTCATTTTAAACGGACAAAAATTTTCAGCTTACAATGGTGGTCCTGAATTCAAATTCTCATGGGGTGTTTCCTTTATGATCCATGTAGAAAATCAAAAAGAAGTCGATCATTATTGGAATGAACTTTCAAAAGGTGGGAAAGAACTTATGTGTGGATGGGTCGAAGATAAATTTGGTATGCTATGGCAAATTACACCAAACATTTTATTAGAATTGATTTCTCATAAGGATCCAAATAAACGAGAAAAAGCGACTCAGGCGATGTTAAAGATGCAAAAAATTGACATTGCAAAGTTAAAAGAATCAGTGAAATAA
- a CDS encoding ester cyclase, whose translation MSPKQQIEMILQELFSNPKSKMIPEVFASDYIAHTSKKDYVGLKIVSQWIQNLNRFLSDLKIVRLEFIYEAKDLVVWKRTILGKIKPSKKKNLPAGKLIKWDEMIISKFKGNQIVEEWITSEFLGTLLPKGKT comes from the coding sequence ATGTCTCCGAAACAACAAATAGAAATGATATTACAGGAATTATTTTCGAATCCCAAAAGCAAAATGATCCCAGAGGTTTTTGCCTCCGACTACATCGCACACACTTCTAAAAAGGATTATGTAGGTTTGAAAATTGTAAGCCAATGGATCCAAAACTTAAATCGATTTTTGTCGGACTTAAAAATTGTAAGGTTAGAATTCATCTATGAAGCGAAGGATCTTGTTGTATGGAAACGAACAATCTTAGGGAAAATCAAACCTTCCAAAAAGAAAAATCTACCAGCTGGAAAATTGATTAAATGGGATGAGATGATCATTTCTAAATTCAAAGGAAATCAAATTGTCGAAGAATGGATTACCAGTGAATTTCTAGGTACCTTACTTCCAAAAGGAAAAACTTAA
- the cysE gene encoding serine O-acetyltransferase: MFENIKIIKKFDPAAKSYLEIILCYPGLHALWLHKLAHLLYRLRLPIIPRLFNYLTRFLTGIDIHPGAKIAPGVFIDHGAGVVIGETAIIGSGSLIFQGVTLGGTGKETGKRHPTIGKNVVIGAGAKILGNITVEDHVRVGAGSVVMRNVPAGCTVVGIPGKVVKAGDGTSDSMEQMLEHNQMPDPIAKVFSVLLEKVETQQQLINKLYEKQQLLEKSNSNPQEDDLFLQEFIHGDGI; this comes from the coding sequence ATGTTTGAAAATATTAAAATTATAAAAAAATTTGATCCGGCCGCAAAATCGTATCTGGAAATTATTCTTTGTTACCCGGGTTTGCATGCACTTTGGTTACACAAACTAGCGCATCTTCTATATCGTCTTAGACTTCCTATCATTCCGAGACTCTTCAATTATTTGACTCGTTTTCTAACTGGAATCGACATCCATCCAGGAGCAAAAATTGCACCCGGGGTTTTCATAGACCATGGAGCCGGTGTTGTCATCGGAGAAACAGCCATCATCGGATCTGGATCCTTAATTTTCCAAGGTGTGACCTTAGGTGGAACTGGTAAGGAGACAGGCAAACGTCATCCAACGATTGGCAAAAATGTAGTGATCGGAGCAGGTGCGAAAATTCTCGGAAACATCACAGTAGAAGACCACGTTCGTGTAGGTGCTGGGTCTGTTGTGATGCGTAATGTCCCTGCAGGTTGTACTGTAGTTGGTATCCCGGGTAAAGTTGTAAAGGCTGGAGATGGCACTTCAGATAGCATGGAACAAATGTTAGAACACAACCAAATGCCTGACCCTATTGCAAAAGTTTTTTCTGTCCTACTTGAGAAAGTGGAAACACAACAACAATTGATAAACAAACTTTATGAGAAACAACAATTATTAGAGAAATCCAACTCAAATCCTCAAGAAGATGATTTATTTTTACAAGAATTCATTCATGGAGATGGAATCTAA
- the ygiD gene encoding 4,5-DOPA-extradiol-dioxygenase has protein sequence MDTDKIQKSEIFPSLFLGHGSPMNAIEENEFVEGLRIVSKTFPEPKAILVISAHWLTDGTFVTAMEHPPTIHDFGGFPKALFEVQYPAPGNPSLAKEIQSLVKSQSVQLDYDWGLDHGTWSVLKHMYPKANVPIVQLSMDYKLSPEKHFEVAKELSPLREQGVLIVASGNIVHNLRMVAWDRLSEVYGFDWALSVNQKVKDWILSGDTQSLFSIRNKGKEFEWAIPTTEHYLPLLYTIGTQFPSDKISFFNDKPVAGALTMTSVRLDSNLQLNEKEDLK, from the coding sequence ATGGATACAGACAAGATACAAAAGAGTGAGATCTTTCCTTCTTTATTTTTAGGACATGGCAGTCCTATGAATGCAATTGAGGAGAACGAATTTGTCGAAGGTCTTCGCATTGTTTCGAAAACCTTTCCTGAGCCAAAGGCGATTCTTGTGATATCGGCACACTGGCTAACAGATGGAACCTTTGTGACAGCGATGGAACATCCACCCACCATACATGACTTTGGTGGATTTCCAAAAGCATTATTTGAAGTACAATACCCTGCTCCTGGTAATCCAAGTTTGGCAAAGGAAATCCAATCCCTTGTTAAATCTCAATCTGTCCAACTGGATTATGATTGGGGTTTGGATCATGGGACATGGAGTGTATTAAAACATATGTATCCCAAGGCAAATGTACCCATTGTACAATTGAGTATGGATTACAAACTTTCGCCAGAAAAACATTTCGAAGTCGCCAAGGAACTTTCTCCACTGAGAGAACAAGGTGTACTCATCGTTGCTAGTGGGAATATTGTGCATAACCTCCGTATGGTGGCATGGGATCGGTTGAGTGAGGTTTATGGTTTTGATTGGGCACTTTCAGTGAACCAAAAAGTAAAAGATTGGATTCTATCAGGTGATACCCAATCCTTATTTTCCATCCGAAATAAAGGAAAAGAATTTGAATGGGCAATTCCTACGACAGAACATTACCTTCCTTTATTGTATACGATCGGAACTCAGTTTCCATCGGACAAAATTTCCTTTTTTAATGACAAACCAGTGGCTGGAGCTTTGACGATGACTTCCGTTCGATTGGATTCCAATCTGCAATTAAATGAAAAGGAAGATCTAAAATGA
- the add gene encoding adenosine deaminase, with protein MEVPFSEILSRIAVIDRDIAELNRLKSRLPADRPYSPTIQLTFDKQINTLLNERVSLMELPVLHPPLWLLPKEGMDGPEQSTLLKERKSLLAGDLSVSHPNEQDVINFIREIPKTEVHLHLEACVNKETLKFLYKKNGIEVTDQEFEDKYNFKDLNGFIQVFFFVQGSVKEATDLGYFIDSLADYLRSNNIVYCEAFFAPSKFIQNGLDFDEMVEVMVNRIRQIEVKDGISIRLLVDVSRSFGPENAMNNLKRVLGLKHKEVIGIGLGGAELMGPAKDYADVFKIARESGLRCVAHSGEDDGPWAIWDAVNLCKAERIGHGTSAIQDPELVRYMKENKIPIEICVTSNVFTGKYVRKEQNHPVRYYYDQGLMLCINTDDPDIFNVNLTYEFFKLYRFLDFSIDEIIDLVRQGVLCTFHPEKETLWKSMEEKINQIKVKYNLISERQTISV; from the coding sequence ATGGAAGTTCCTTTTTCTGAAATCCTTAGCCGCATTGCTGTCATTGACCGTGATATTGCGGAATTAAACCGCCTTAAAAGTCGATTACCAGCTGACAGGCCGTATTCGCCAACCATCCAACTTACTTTTGATAAACAAATTAACACTCTCTTAAATGAAAGAGTGTCTCTAATGGAATTGCCTGTCCTACACCCACCCCTATGGCTTCTGCCAAAAGAAGGGATGGATGGTCCAGAGCAATCAACACTTCTAAAAGAAAGAAAATCACTCCTTGCTGGTGACCTTTCTGTTTCTCATCCAAACGAGCAGGATGTAATCAACTTCATTCGCGAAATTCCAAAAACGGAAGTCCATTTGCATTTAGAAGCTTGTGTGAATAAGGAAACACTTAAGTTCTTATACAAAAAAAATGGAATCGAAGTCACAGACCAAGAATTTGAAGATAAATACAATTTCAAAGACCTCAATGGTTTCATCCAAGTTTTCTTTTTTGTGCAAGGCTCTGTCAAAGAGGCAACCGATTTAGGATACTTCATTGATAGTTTAGCTGACTACCTTCGTTCTAATAACATCGTATATTGTGAAGCTTTCTTTGCTCCTTCCAAGTTCATTCAAAACGGATTGGATTTTGACGAAATGGTAGAAGTGATGGTCAATCGCATTCGCCAAATCGAAGTGAAAGATGGAATCTCCATTCGGTTACTTGTTGACGTTTCTAGATCATTTGGCCCTGAAAATGCAATGAACAATCTAAAACGTGTGTTAGGTTTGAAACACAAAGAAGTGATTGGAATTGGACTCGGTGGAGCTGAACTCATGGGTCCTGCAAAAGATTATGCAGATGTGTTTAAAATTGCACGTGAGTCTGGTTTACGATGTGTTGCTCACTCAGGGGAAGATGATGGTCCTTGGGCAATTTGGGATGCAGTGAATCTATGTAAGGCGGAACGTATTGGACACGGAACATCTGCCATCCAAGATCCTGAACTTGTTCGTTACATGAAAGAGAACAAAATTCCAATCGAAATCTGTGTCACATCAAATGTTTTTACGGGAAAGTATGTGCGAAAAGAACAGAACCACCCAGTACGTTATTATTATGACCAAGGTTTGATGCTTTGTATCAATACTGACGATCCAGATATTTTTAATGTCAATTTAACATATGAATTTTTTAAGTTGTATCGATTTTTAGATTTCTCTATTGATGAGATCATTGATTTGGTGAGACAAGGTGTACTTTGTACCTTCCATCCAGAGAAGGAAACTTTGTGGAAATCGATGGAAGAGAAAATCAATCAAATTAAGGTAAAATACAATCTAATTTCAGAAAGACAAACAATCTCAGTTTAA